GTTAAGTTCCTGCATCCGCTCAAGGGTGGCGAGTGCGGCAGCGCAAGCAACCGGGTTGCCACCATAGGTTCCCCCCAATCCTCCGGGCTGGGCGGCATCCATAATTTCAGCTCTGCCGGTAACTGCGGACAGCGGCATTCCTCCAGCTACACCCTTCGCGATAGTCACCAAATCAGGAATAATGCCCTCGTGATCGCAGGCAAACCAGTCCCCTGTTCGTGCCAGCCCAGACTGGATTTCATCGGCAATAAACACCACGTCATTGGAATTGCACCACTCCACCAAGGCGGGGAGGAACCCTTCTGCTGGTTCAATAAAACCGCCTTCGCCTTGGATAGGTTCAATAACGACGCACGCGAGATTCTCTGCACCAATTTCTGTTTCAATCTTAGAAATAGCGCGGTCAGCGGCTTCTTTCCCGCTCAGGTCATCCCGAAGTGGGTAGGACATAGGCACTCGATGCACACCGCCAGATAGCGGGCCAAACCCTGATTTATAAGGCTTGTTCTTAGCAGTCATCGCAAGGGTGAGATTCGTGCGGCCGTGATAAGCGTTATCAAAAACCACCACTGCGTGCTTTTTGGTGTAGGCGCGCGCAATTTTCACCGCGTTTTCTACTGCTTCAGCCCCAGAGTTCAACAGCACACTCTTCTTGTCAAAACTCCCGGGGGTCAGCTCATTGAGTTTTTCGCACACTGCGACATAAGCCTCGTACGGGGAAACCATAAAGCAGGTATGGCTAAAGTGGGTAGCTGCTTCTTGGATAGCAGCAACCACTTTCGGATCCGAGGCGCCCACGGTTGTTACTGCAATTCCGGAGGCGAAATCCACAAAAGAATTTCCGTCGGCATCCACCAACACCCCGCCATCGGCGTCCACAATATATCCCGGCAATCCGGGGGTAAGGGCTCGCGCTACAGCTTTTTCACGCCGAGCGCTCAGCTCCTGGGAACGAGCGCCGGGAAGATCACCGCTAATACGGCGTTCCTGCGGAAGACGATAGTGAAGATCCTGCATTTTCCCTCCAAACAATCGAGATGTGACAGTGAATCATGTGGCCCTAGTATGTGACGCACGTAATGATGTGGAAAATATACAGTGTGGACAAATCTATCGCCCTTACTCGCCAAGCTGGACAATCAGACGCGTTGGAGCTGCGGTGGTTGTTGCGGCAAACCCGGTTGCAGCTGCGCCCCATCTGGGAACATTTCGCGAAGTTCCGCGCCGTTCACACTAGTGAGCTCCACATGCCGGGGGAGTTTCTGCCGGATGCGAGCATTGTCTTAACTCTGGGCATGGCTTTTGAAAAAAACCCGGAGGATTTTTGGGATTATGCGGCTCATCTAGCGGAAAACTCCGTAGTGGGCGTCGGATTTGGCACCGGAATGGTCTTCCCCGAGGTTCCCCCTCACCTCATTGATGCCTGCCACCACCACGGAATTGCGCTCTTTGAAGTGCCGCGTTCCACCGCGTTTCTCTCCATAACTTCCCTCGTATCTGAGGAATTTGCTCGCCGCGCCCGACGACAACGCGACCAGGCTGCGCGAACCCAAGCCGCATTAGACCAGGCGGCAGTAACGCATGGTCTCTCAGGATTAATGGCCCGCCTAGCAGAAGCGTTGGACGCAGATCTCGCGGTCGTGGATGATGATGCGCGCATCTATGCCCAGGTTGGAGAACGCGCGCTGAACCAAGCTCGACGCTATCTTTCTCGGGGACATGGCAGCAGCGGTCTTGGTCCGGGCAACCTCATCCAACAAATGATGTCCACCGGCAAGAGGTTTCATATACTTTCTATTTGTTCTGCGCGGGTGTTGTCTGAGTCTGATCGCCTCTTAGTAAAACACGCCGCAGGATTGGCGGATATTTTGTTGCGTAGAGCAGATGACCCGGAGTCTCTCGGCGCACAATTGCGCAGTCACGCTTTGGCTCTCCACCTGGGGAGGGATCAGCATAGTGAGGTTATTGCCCACATTCTTCAGGAGGTAGTGGACGCTGAAGGACGGGTACGGCCGATGGTGGTTCATGCTGATCAACCAGCCACGATGCGCCGGGCAAAAAGGTTTTTAGAGGCGGCTCTTCGAAGAGAAGAGCGGCTAAGTACCACCTTAACGCTGGATGATACTACTTTTATGGCGCTATTTCGGGGTGCTCGAACCCCCACAGAGATGGCGACGTTGATGTCTTCACTTCAGTCTCGGCTTCGGCTTTGTGTTGGATCTGCACTGCGCCTTAGCGAATTAACCGCACCCACTGTGGATGACCTAGCGCTACTTTGTCGCGCCCAACAATTAGGGCAGTGGTGTACCCAAGCTGATTCCGGGCAGGTGTGGTTAAGAACCCCGGCAGTGGCGGAGATCTTGGACCAACGGGCGCATGTCACCTGGGATCGACTCGTACAGGTGGACAAAGAACAAGGATCTCATTTCTGCGAGACTATCGCAGCGTGGGCCAGGGCCGGGACCAATCTGCGGTCAGCGGCAGAGGCACTGGGCGTGCATCGACATACCATGCGGAACCGGATGGCAAAAATAGCGGAAATCTGTGAAATTGATCTTCATGATCCCCTCGTGATTGCCGAGTTGCTCCTCGTGGTTGCATCTCGGCAAACACCAAGGAGCATACCCTCAGGGTAAATAGCGTTGTCCACGCCCATAGGTGTGCTGGTCTTAGTCCCCGCGGACTTCATTAATTATTGCGGAGAAGTCTAAGTCACCATGTCCATCGGCAACGTACTTCTCGTAAATCTCCGCGGCCATTCGTCCTAAGGTGACGTCGGTCTGAGTTTCTGAAGCAGAGGTCATAGCCAATTTCAAATCCTTGAGCATCAATGCCGCAGAGAATCCAGGTCGGAAATCATGATTTGCTGGAGAGCTAGGAACCACCTTCGGCACCGGCGCGTTGACCGATAGTGACCAGGAATTACCAGTAGCGTGCGACACCACGTCGAAGAAGGCTTGATGGTCAAGCCCTAATCGTTCACCAAGCACCAGCGCCTCCGCCAACACAATTTGCTGCACAGCCAGAATCATGTTGTTACAGGCCTTAACCGCTTGCCCATTGCCGGCTTGACCGCAGTGAGTAAGAGAACTACCCATAATCTCAAGCAGTGGTGTGGCTTCCTGATATGCCTCCGCCGGGCCGCCAACCATAAAGGCGAGGGTACCGGCTACGGAACCGCGCACCC
This genomic interval from Corynebacterium poyangense contains the following:
- a CDS encoding PucR family transcriptional regulator, which gives rise to MDKSIALTRQAGQSDALELRWLLRQTRLQLRPIWEHFAKFRAVHTSELHMPGEFLPDASIVLTLGMAFEKNPEDFWDYAAHLAENSVVGVGFGTGMVFPEVPPHLIDACHHHGIALFEVPRSTAFLSITSLVSEEFARRARRQRDQAARTQAALDQAAVTHGLSGLMARLAEALDADLAVVDDDARIYAQVGERALNQARRYLSRGHGSSGLGPGNLIQQMMSTGKRFHILSICSARVLSESDRLLVKHAAGLADILLRRADDPESLGAQLRSHALALHLGRDQHSEVIAHILQEVVDAEGRVRPMVVHADQPATMRRAKRFLEAALRREERLSTTLTLDDTTFMALFRGARTPTEMATLMSSLQSRLRLCVGSALRLSELTAPTVDDLALLCRAQQLGQWCTQADSGQVWLRTPAVAEILDQRAHVTWDRLVQVDKEQGSHFCETIAAWARAGTNLRSAAEALGVHRHTMRNRMAKIAEICEIDLHDPLVIAELLLVVASRQTPRSIPSG
- the gabT gene encoding 4-aminobutyrate--2-oxoglutarate transaminase gives rise to the protein MQDLHYRLPQERRISGDLPGARSQELSARREKAVARALTPGLPGYIVDADGGVLVDADGNSFVDFASGIAVTTVGASDPKVVAAIQEAATHFSHTCFMVSPYEAYVAVCEKLNELTPGSFDKKSVLLNSGAEAVENAVKIARAYTKKHAVVVFDNAYHGRTNLTLAMTAKNKPYKSGFGPLSGGVHRVPMSYPLRDDLSGKEAADRAISKIETEIGAENLACVVIEPIQGEGGFIEPAEGFLPALVEWCNSNDVVFIADEIQSGLARTGDWFACDHEGIIPDLVTIAKGVAGGMPLSAVTGRAEIMDAAQPGGLGGTYGGNPVACAAALATLERMQELNLNGRAREMEDIIREELSPLLDSGRVAEIRGRGGMIALEFVEASGAPDAATTTAIAATCKEAGVLILTCGMDGNVIRLLPPLVMPETLLRDGLSVLVEAFHTAIAGQTA
- the mmsB gene encoding 3-hydroxyisobutyrate dehydrogenase, whose amino-acid sequence is MSEYNQTVAFIGLGNMGGPMAANLARAGVRVRGFDVSEQARHEAAAQGIEITDTVVEASEGAQVVITMLPNGALVKSVIDEILAAQPDPRLYIDSSTIAVSEARDIAHKLEEVGSRFIDAPVSGGVRGSVAGTLAFMVGGPAEAYQEATPLLEIMGSSLTHCGQAGNGQAVKACNNMILAVQQIVLAEALVLGERLGLDHQAFFDVVSHATGNSWSLSVNAPVPKVVPSSPANHDFRPGFSAALMLKDLKLAMTSASETQTDVTLGRMAAEIYEKYVADGHGDLDFSAIINEVRGD